Proteins encoded by one window of Candidatus Thorarchaeota archaeon:
- a CDS encoding NAD+ synthase, translating to MKVPKGLLLSDFARAKNGITQFISEYIKEARLDGAVLGLSGGIDSALTAALACEALGPTFVHAVMMPVDAEKDQDNISDAKAVASDIGLKPRLFEIGPAVEFFKSKMSLDRLARANLTARLRMVALYAEANQKNLLVLGTGNKSEIMAGYFTKYGDGGADILPIGDLYKTNVFNLTEFLDLPEFLLTKPPSAGLWPEQTDEDELGVTFDVLDTVLYMLYEQYKDEQEIISYGVSEEDLNRVKQLVRQSEHKRASVPVKSIKRGK from the coding sequence ATGAAAGTCCCAAAAGGTCTTTTACTTTCAGATTTCGCCAGAGCGAAAAACGGAATCACTCAATTCATCAGTGAATACATCAAGGAAGCGAGATTGGATGGTGCTGTACTTGGTTTGTCAGGTGGCATCGATTCAGCCCTGACAGCAGCTTTAGCTTGTGAAGCATTAGGTCCTACCTTCGTGCATGCAGTAATGATGCCAGTAGATGCAGAGAAGGATCAAGACAACATCAGTGATGCGAAGGCAGTTGCAAGCGACATTGGTTTGAAGCCCCGCCTTTTCGAGATTGGACCTGCTGTCGAGTTCTTCAAATCCAAAATGTCTCTAGACAGGCTTGCCAGAGCCAATTTGACGGCAAGATTGCGGATGGTAGCGCTTTATGCAGAAGCAAATCAGAAGAACCTACTCGTCTTAGGAACAGGAAACAAATCTGAAATCATGGCGGGTTACTTCACGAAGTACGGTGACGGGGGAGCAGATATTCTCCCTATAGGTGATTTGTACAAAACAAACGTATTCAATCTTACAGAATTCTTGGATCTCCCTGAATTCCTTCTTACCAAACCCCCATCTGCGGGTTTATGGCCTGAGCAAACAGACGAAGACGAACTTGGTGTCACATTCGATGTTTTGGACACTGTGCTATACATGCTATATGAGCAGTACAAAGACGAACAGGAAATCATTTCATATGGAGTTTCTGAAGAAGACCTAAATCGGGTCAAGCAACTAGTACGCCAATCAGAACACAAAAGAGCAAGTGTACCAGTCAAAAGCATCAAAAGAGGCAAATAG
- a CDS encoding stage II sporulation protein M, which produces MVSITPLTILIEFIPALIVALFYLVFFRERRNRLIEAFVIMMAVKVFTFFLLNIWLAGTSGLPSYFTPAVNPGDLYWILITDFVFHFTYALQDFLTWIMVSFVAVIFGQLVLIAKLALQDPLKRKFSNLIKRLTGKEPETDEYSGLGDRLDHIHFEGVEPQPLDPEVQERAWRESWKDYLIIGLVTILPSIPVYMSGGIGPYVQGVLIFLTWIYRFGYPGSNRIAKGAGLRLGDRNLGDEMMQGVLGWFFRLNLLWSLFTIGLDVIRGIQTGTLGSLVGYYAIGLAFAFPPIVFVILIFPLAEDFSVLLYKRIFDSIRRFREKAQAFDWSDAVKNVISAVASGGLVTGAFVGAVMMVCLHFSFTQMGVFALLPRMVDSVVVTLLNNAPNNGVLIAPIIWTLMMLLIPFASMILLGVLGRYILRRTGYGKEGFAFFSALTVAFAVWFLLPGMDYLLLVGPTPARVASHVFFRLRPIISPPIQADYLLRVAYQFIVFVPIYIATVLFILYFFEFREKWQVSKGEKTGPLLSVHQKDVTDTVLMFFGGVFASLIGVYFIGAIMDPGLLEGYIITLFNEIGAADGLEAVLEAFVLSSSGSIFPIIAEHNVIRTLLMLLVGPVFWSAILWLVALQKESEQRKIGIASIVGIFAAAGLAYLWTFRDASLGLFQPNSWPWGFAAQLGLRAAIIYAVLLAIYLLAFLVRGFYGSEGSVWWVPLTATLIAMEYFVYDDQFVLIALIVLPLILTAGYMVATKNPGDPLLNYIRFSLMSLAISEVLSTALILGGLSAIYLNAPNGGLIIFLASILPHAIIEIPAFLLAAAISIRIARNLSPLVMQENWEEFPSKTRELLGDMRTWRSYVLIVFFLLLASVIEAYVTPIVVMMARTL; this is translated from the coding sequence ATGGTAAGCATCACGCCGCTAACAATACTAATTGAATTCATTCCTGCGCTCATCGTTGCCCTCTTCTATCTGGTGTTTTTCAGAGAACGACGAAATCGATTGATTGAAGCTTTTGTCATAATGATGGCAGTCAAGGTGTTCACATTCTTTCTGTTAAACATCTGGCTTGCGGGCACCTCAGGGCTTCCTTCCTATTTCACTCCCGCGGTAAATCCTGGAGATTTGTACTGGATACTGATCACTGACTTCGTATTCCATTTTACCTATGCATTGCAGGATTTCTTGACGTGGATTATGGTTTCATTTGTTGCTGTCATTTTTGGTCAGCTTGTACTAATTGCTAAGCTAGCATTACAGGACCCTCTGAAGCGAAAATTCAGTAATCTCATCAAACGGCTGACAGGAAAAGAACCCGAAACAGATGAGTACTCCGGCCTTGGTGATAGACTAGATCATATTCATTTTGAAGGTGTCGAGCCTCAGCCTCTTGATCCTGAGGTCCAGGAAAGAGCTTGGCGGGAATCATGGAAAGACTATCTCATTATTGGTCTTGTTACCATACTTCCCTCTATTCCTGTGTACATGAGTGGCGGTATTGGTCCCTATGTACAAGGTGTTCTTATTTTCCTGACATGGATTTACAGATTCGGATACCCCGGTTCCAATCGAATTGCCAAGGGCGCTGGTCTGAGGCTTGGCGACCGCAATCTAGGTGACGAGATGATGCAAGGGGTGCTTGGATGGTTCTTCCGACTTAATCTGCTATGGTCTTTATTCACTATTGGGCTTGATGTTATCCGCGGCATTCAGACTGGTACATTGGGCTCTCTGGTTGGATATTATGCAATTGGATTGGCTTTTGCCTTCCCTCCCATTGTGTTTGTTATTTTGATATTCCCGTTGGCAGAGGACTTCTCTGTTCTTCTTTACAAACGGATTTTTGATTCGATACGGCGTTTCAGAGAGAAGGCACAGGCATTTGATTGGAGTGATGCTGTAAAGAATGTGATATCTGCTGTTGCCAGTGGCGGATTGGTGACAGGTGCATTTGTTGGCGCTGTCATGATGGTCTGTCTTCATTTCTCATTTACTCAGATGGGTGTATTCGCTCTCCTTCCTAGGATGGTTGATAGTGTTGTAGTGACTCTGCTGAACAATGCACCGAATAACGGTGTACTAATCGCTCCAATAATTTGGACCTTGATGATGCTGCTTATTCCATTTGCTAGCATGATTCTCCTTGGCGTTTTGGGGCGTTACATATTACGTCGTACCGGATATGGCAAGGAAGGTTTTGCCTTCTTCTCTGCTCTTACTGTAGCATTTGCTGTGTGGTTCTTGTTACCTGGAATGGACTACTTGCTGCTTGTGGGCCCCACTCCTGCAAGGGTGGCTTCACACGTATTCTTTCGATTACGCCCAATAATATCTCCCCCGATACAAGCTGACTATCTCCTGCGGGTTGCATACCAATTCATTGTTTTTGTTCCCATCTACATTGCAACCGTACTTTTCATTTTATACTTCTTCGAATTTCGCGAGAAGTGGCAGGTTTCCAAAGGTGAGAAGACCGGGCCTCTGCTGAGTGTCCATCAGAAGGACGTGACAGATACCGTCCTGATGTTCTTTGGTGGTGTTTTTGCTTCCTTAATTGGAGTGTATTTCATTGGTGCTATAATGGATCCAGGATTGCTTGAAGGCTACATCATTACCCTCTTCAACGAAATTGGTGCCGCTGATGGACTAGAAGCGGTTCTAGAAGCATTCGTCTTAAGTAGTAGCGGCAGCATATTTCCAATAATTGCAGAACACAATGTGATTCGGACATTGCTCATGCTGCTAGTTGGTCCAGTATTCTGGTCCGCCATACTATGGCTCGTTGCCCTTCAGAAAGAATCCGAGCAACGGAAGATTGGTATTGCAAGCATAGTTGGTATCTTTGCTGCTGCGGGGCTGGCATACCTCTGGACCTTCAGAGATGCTTCTCTGGGATTATTCCAGCCAAATTCTTGGCCATGGGGTTTTGCAGCACAGCTCGGCCTGAGAGCAGCAATCATCTATGCTGTTCTATTGGCCATATACTTGCTTGCCTTCTTGGTCCGAGGTTTCTATGGTTCTGAAGGTTCGGTGTGGTGGGTTCCACTAACTGCTACCCTGATTGCAATGGAGTACTTCGTTTATGATGATCAGTTCGTACTCATTGCACTCATTGTCCTCCCCCTCATACTCACAGCTGGCTACATGGTTGCGACGAAGAACCCTGGTGATCCGCTACTGAACTACATACGATTCAGCTTGATGTCTCTAGCCATATCTGAGGTGCTATCAACAGCTCTCATTCTAGGTGGTCTCAGTGCCATCTATCTGAATGCTCCAAATGGTGGTCTAATCATATTCCTCGCCAGCATCCTCCCTCATGCAATAATAGAAATTCCTGCCTTCTTGCTTGCTGCAGCAATATCTATTCGTATTGCTCGGAATTTGTCCCCGCTAGTTATGCAGGAGAACTGGGAAGAGTTTCCTTCTAAGACACGTGAATTGTTGGGAGATATGAGAACATGGCGCAGCTATGTTTTGATTGTATTCTTCTTGCTTCTAGCTTCTGTAATCGAAGCATACGTAACACCTATTGTGGTAATGATGGCTAGGACTTTATGA
- a CDS encoding ferritin: protein MEISQKLTDALNDQINYELYSGYIYLSMATYMEEQNLNGMANWLKVQAEEEYEHAMKFWNHVADRGGRVTLAAIEEPKTEWESPLEVFQDAYEHEMKVTKRIFDIGELADELGDRSVEPLLAWFYDEQVEEEEQTARIRDFLAMIGDSKNALFMLDQKLGARED from the coding sequence ATGGAAATTAGCCAAAAACTAACAGATGCGCTTAATGATCAAATCAACTACGAGTTGTACAGTGGCTACATCTACCTAAGCATGGCCACATATATGGAAGAGCAGAACCTGAACGGTATGGCCAACTGGCTAAAGGTTCAAGCTGAAGAAGAATATGAACACGCAATGAAGTTCTGGAACCATGTAGCTGACCGAGGCGGCAGAGTCACACTTGCAGCCATCGAAGAACCAAAGACAGAGTGGGAATCTCCCCTTGAAGTCTTTCAAGATGCATATGAACACGAAATGAAAGTGACAAAGCGAATTTTTGACATCGGAGAACTGGCTGATGAGTTAGGTGACCGAAGCGTTGAGCCTCTCTTGGCTTGGTTCTACGATGAGCAGGTAGAAGAAGAAGAACAAACCGCTAGAATCAGAGATTTTCTCGCGATGATTGGTGATTCTAAAAACGCACTATTCATGCTCGACCAGAAACTCGGAGCTAGAGAAGACTAG